The DNA sequence CACCCAATCGGCCGTGACGCCGACCCCGACCCTTTCCCCCAACACGGCCACGCCCGAAGCGCCGACGGCCACCCCTACCTTGGCCGCCAGCGCCACACCGGACCGGCCGATCCTCACGGCTCTCTACAACGCCTACGTGCGCTCGGGGCCGGACGAGGTCTACCCGAATGTTGACTTCATCCTGCAGAACCAGACCGCCGAAGTTGTTGGGCGCTACGACAACCTTGGGCCCGGAACTTCGGCGGGCCCTTGGTGGCTCGTTCGTCGCATCGGCGGGGGGCTGGATGGTTGGGTCTTTGGCGGCGCCGTGAC is a window from the Anaerolineales bacterium genome containing:
- a CDS encoding SH3 domain-containing protein, with translation TQSAVTPTPTLSPNTATPEAPTATPTLAASATPDRPILTALYNAYVRSGPDEVYPNVDFILQNQTAEVVGRYDNLGPGTSAGPWWLVRRIGGGLDGWVFGGAVTVGGNVNFVPAVDPPPTPAE